The Clarias gariepinus isolate MV-2021 ecotype Netherlands chromosome 7, CGAR_prim_01v2, whole genome shotgun sequence genome includes a window with the following:
- the aamdc gene encoding mth938 domain-containing protein isoform X2 has translation MTQASGRARQSRPCLLLCFSDVSVTYSRREERETERVIADMTSPEIASLSWGHMKVKGCASSYKDCKVWPGGSREWDWRETGTDHYPGVQPADLEEILRKGVQTLVIGRGMSEALQVPPSTVEHVKKQGVDVKILQTEKAVKEYNNLAGQGMKVGGVFHSTC, from the exons ATGACGCAGGCCAGTGGGCGTGCCAGGCAGTCACGGccatgtttattattatgtttcagCGACGTTAGTGTGACATATTCAAGACGAGAGGAGAGG gagacagagagagtgatagCAGACATGACGTCCCCAGAAATTGCGTCTCTGTCCTGGGGCCACATGAAGGTCAAAGGTTGCGCCTCTTCCTACAAAGATTGCAAGGTGTGGCCAGGTGGTAGCCGGGAATGGGACTGGAGAGAGACTGGGACAGAC CATTATCCAGGTGTCCAGCCAGCTGACCTAGAGGAAATTCTGAGGAAAGGAGTTCAGACGCTTGTCATAGGAAGAGGAATGAGTGAAGCATTACAG GTGCCTCCCTCCACAGTGGAGCATGTGAAGAAACAGGGCGTGGATGTAAAGATACTGCAGACTGAGAAGGCTGTGAAAGAGTATAACAACCTTGCAGGACAGGGAatgaaagtgggaggagttttcCATTCCACCTGCTGA
- the aamdc gene encoding mth938 domain-containing protein isoform X1 has translation MTQASGRARQSRPCLLLCFSDVSVTYSRREERLQETERVIADMTSPEIASLSWGHMKVKGCASSYKDCKVWPGGSREWDWRETGTDHYPGVQPADLEEILRKGVQTLVIGRGMSEALQVPPSTVEHVKKQGVDVKILQTEKAVKEYNNLAGQGMKVGGVFHSTC, from the exons ATGACGCAGGCCAGTGGGCGTGCCAGGCAGTCACGGccatgtttattattatgtttcagCGACGTTAGTGTGACATATTCAAGACGAGAGGAGAGG TTacaggagacagagagagtgatagCAGACATGACGTCCCCAGAAATTGCGTCTCTGTCCTGGGGCCACATGAAGGTCAAAGGTTGCGCCTCTTCCTACAAAGATTGCAAGGTGTGGCCAGGTGGTAGCCGGGAATGGGACTGGAGAGAGACTGGGACAGAC CATTATCCAGGTGTCCAGCCAGCTGACCTAGAGGAAATTCTGAGGAAAGGAGTTCAGACGCTTGTCATAGGAAGAGGAATGAGTGAAGCATTACAG GTGCCTCCCTCCACAGTGGAGCATGTGAAGAAACAGGGCGTGGATGTAAAGATACTGCAGACTGAGAAGGCTGTGAAAGAGTATAACAACCTTGCAGGACAGGGAatgaaagtgggaggagttttcCATTCCACCTGCTGA